A segment of the Acidobacteriota bacterium genome:
GGTTCAATTCCTAGGTGCCACCCGAATTTCTCGGCGGCGTGTGGCGTCGGGGGCAGGGATCTGGCTGCGGCCGTTGACGGTCTGAACTGTCCTGGGTAGGCTTGGCACCGAGCGAGGTCGCGGGCGTGAGCTCCTGTCGGGGGAAGTTTCTCCTTCAAGGCCGCATCCAATTCGGCCAAGCTCGCGAAGACCTTGGTTGGATGTAGGTCTGTCACTTCGGAGCCCGGATGGTCAAGGGCTTCCTCTCTTCTCAGTGAGCTTTGCTTCATAGCGGTCGGGCTCTTCCGGAGCCCGGCCGCCCCGTTCGATGGGCTTTACTCGAGGAGAGTCAAAATGGAACAGCGCCGAACAGCGTTGCTGAGGGCGTTTCGCATACTCGGACCTTTGATGGTCTTGATCATGGTCGCCCTTTCGGGGCCGGCTGTCGCTTCAGCCAAGGCCGATCCGGCGATGGAGCGCAGTACCAAAACTTCGACCGCTGCTGGTTCCGCAGCCGAGGAAGACGCCGCGTCGGTGGAAGCCGCCGAGGCCGCGCCGGAGAGCGCTGCCGACGATGGTGCCGCGAGCGACACCGTGGTCAAGGATTCGATCGTGGTGACCGGCAGCCGCCGTGAGCAGCGCCAGAGTGAGCTCACCCGCACCACTACCGTCATCGATAGTCTCGAGCTCAAGGTCGATCTCACCAAGAGCTCGAACGTCGGCGACATTCTGGGCCGATCGATCCCGGGCTACGGGGCTCCCACCTTCATCGACTTGATCCGCAATCAGACCCTGCGGGGCCGCGAGCCGCAGTATCTCTTCGACGGCGTGCCGCTGGTCTACAACGGCGGCTCCGGGTTTTCCGAGAGTCCGCTGGTGAAGTTCGAGCCCGGCGTGGTCGATCAGGTCGAGGTGCTCTACGGTCCGACCTCGAACTATGGAGCCGGTGCCACCGGCGGCGTGATTCAGTTTCTGACCCGTGGCCCGGCGGACGACGCCTTTCGCCTCGAGCTCCGGCAGCAGGCGACGACCTTCACGCAGGCGAGCTCACCCTTCGGTGACGATGCCCTGAGCTACAAGACGTCGGCCGTGATGTCGGGCCGGTTGGGTCTTTTCGACTACCTGGTGTCGGGCAGCTACGACTCCCAGAACGGCGTGATCGACGGCGAGAACGACGTCGCCAACCCGGTGTATTACGGCTTCACCGACGACACCAGCTACTTCACCAAGCTGGGGGCCGACCTCACCCCGAGCCAGCGCCTCGAGGGCTTCTACAGCTTCATCGACCGCGAGCTCGACGGCCGGGTGTTCGAGACGGTGCTGCGCGATGACGGCTTCGCGACCGGCCGCGAGAGCCCCAACCAGCAGTCCTTCAACTATGGTTCGTCCAACACCCCGATTGACGAGAAAGAGCTGCTGAGCGTGCGCTACAGCCATGCCGACCTCGGCGGTGGTCAGCTGATGCTGCAGTACTACGATCGCGAGGACGAGATCATCGGGGCCTGGATCGACCTGCGCGCCATTCCGCTGCCGCCGGTCTTCCCGAACAACTACCAGAAGACCCAGCTCGACTTCAGCGAGGGCTTCCGCTCCCAGTACTCGAAGTCCTTCGGCGACTCCTTCGACGTGCTGGTCGGATTCGATTTCGAGGACCAGACTCGCGGCAGCCGTGCGCTGGTGTTCGCGACCGGTCCGAACTTCGACATCGAACGCGATGTGACGACGCCGATCCGCGATGACCTGTTCCTCTATCCCTTCGATCTCCAGACCGAGGGTTACTTCCTGCAGGCCGACTTCCGGGCGACGGACAAGCTGTCGCTGAGTGGCGGCGTGCGCTATGAGGATGTCGAGTTCGAGATCGGTAGCGGTGTGCGCGTCTTCGACTTCCTGCAGGCCTTCCGGCCCGGCGGTCAGGGCGCCAACTCGGGGACCGCCTTCAATCTCGGCGGCACCTACCAGCTCAACGCCAGCGACCAGATCTACGGCAGCTTCGCCCAGGGCTTCGAGGTGCCGAGCCTGTTCAACGTCGCCCGCCTGGTGCCGCCGAACCAGCCGCTCGAAAGCGCCGAAGCGATCGAGCCTCAGATCGTCGACAACTTCGAGCTTGGCTATCGCGGCTACCGCGGCGACTTCAGCTACT
Coding sequences within it:
- a CDS encoding TonB-dependent receptor gives rise to the protein MEQRRTALLRAFRILGPLMVLIMVALSGPAVASAKADPAMERSTKTSTAAGSAAEEDAASVEAAEAAPESAADDGAASDTVVKDSIVVTGSRREQRQSELTRTTTVIDSLELKVDLTKSSNVGDILGRSIPGYGAPTFIDLIRNQTLRGREPQYLFDGVPLVYNGGSGFSESPLVKFEPGVVDQVEVLYGPTSNYGAGATGGVIQFLTRGPADDAFRLELRQQATTFTQASSPFGDDALSYKTSAVMSGRLGLFDYLVSGSYDSQNGVIDGENDVANPVYYGFTDDTSYFTKLGADLTPSQRLEGFYSFIDRELDGRVFETVLRDDGFATGRESPNQQSFNYGSSNTPIDEKELLSVRYSHADLGGGQLMLQYYDREDEIIGAWIDLRAIPLPPVFPNNYQKTQLDFSEGFRSQYSKSFGDSFDVLVGFDFEDQTRGSRALVFATGPNFDIERDVTTPIRDDLFLYPFDLQTEGYFLQADFRATDKLSLSGGVRYEDVEFEIGSGVRVFDFLQAFRPGGQGANSGTAFNLGGTYQLNASDQIYGSFAQGFEVPSLFNVARLVPPNQPLESAEAIEPQIVDNFELGYRGYRGDFSYSFAAFFTESEFGENFIYDPETNFGEYNRSPEETYGFETVLGWQASAKLSFFGTAAWSEGDFDPDGNGPSGFVPQTSLDIQPWKATLEAKYLLTNKVTLNGLVLAVGDRDRAFDEGIDLYEIEGYAVADVGVDWRLPRGELGIQISNLFDRAYLPPSSQSYRGNPLFVARVAGAPGRSVGLSYSIDF